In uncultured Methanobacterium sp., a genomic segment contains:
- the rplX gene encoding 50S ribosomal protein L24 — MSKQPRKQRKFRYQAPLHIRHKLMSVNLSPELREEYERRSLPVRKGDTVKVLRGDFRDHEGKVEGVDLKHYRVMIEGLNVQKPDGNQVYHPVHPSNLMIIEMDLDDEERNEILERKG; from the coding sequence ATGTCTAAACAACCAAGAAAACAGAGGAAATTCCGTTATCAAGCACCATTACACATCCGTCATAAACTGATGAGTGTCAATCTCAGCCCAGAACTAAGGGAAGAGTACGAACGACGTTCATTACCAGTAAGGAAAGGAGACACTGTAAAAGTTCTCCGAGGTGACTTCAGGGATCACGAAGGTAAAGTGGAAGGAGTAGATCTTAAACACTACCGAGTCATGATCGAAGGCCTCAACGTGCAAAAACCCGACGGAAATCAAGTTTACCATCCAGTACATCCATCCAACCTGATGATTATAGAAATGGATCTGGATGATGAGGAAAGAAACGAGATATTAGAGAGGAAGGGATAA
- the rpsE gene encoding 30S ribosomal protein S5: protein MNDYNAEEWEPKTNLGRMVKEGQITSIDEIFDRGLPIMELEIVDSLLPDLEEEVMDVNLVQRMHKSGRKVNFRVIVAVGNKNGYVGLGQGKAKEVGPAIRKAVDNAKYNVIKVRRGCGDWGCVCGREHTVPFKVEGKKGSVRVTLIPAPGGVGLAIGNVGKTILGLAGIDDVWSQTMGQTQTTINFAGAVFDALKKLSMVKAPTKDLKKLGVCVE from the coding sequence ATGAATGATTATAACGCCGAAGAATGGGAACCCAAAACTAATCTGGGTCGCATGGTAAAGGAGGGTCAGATCACCAGTATCGATGAGATATTCGACCGTGGCCTACCTATCATGGAACTGGAAATTGTGGATTCCCTGCTCCCAGATCTCGAAGAAGAGGTCATGGATGTTAACCTGGTGCAGAGAATGCACAAATCCGGACGTAAAGTGAACTTCCGGGTTATAGTAGCAGTGGGAAACAAGAACGGTTACGTTGGATTAGGACAGGGTAAAGCCAAAGAAGTAGGTCCAGCCATCAGAAAAGCAGTGGACAACGCCAAATACAATGTCATCAAGGTCCGCCGAGGATGCGGAGATTGGGGATGTGTCTGTGGACGAGAACACACCGTACCCTTCAAAGTAGAAGGTAAAAAAGGCAGTGTTCGTGTAACCCTCATACCCGCCCCTGGTGGAGTAGGACTGGCAATAGGAAACGTTGGTAAAACCATCCTTGGACTAGCTGGAATCGACGATGTATGGTCCCAGACCATGGGACAAACCCAGACCACCATCAACTTTGCAGGAGCAGTATTCGATGCCCTCAAAAAGTTAAGCATGGTAAAAGCCCCAACCAAAGACCTTAAAAAACTGGGCGTCTGTGTGGAGTAA
- a CDS encoding 30S ribosomal protein S14 yields the protein MIILPRKYGKASRKCRRCGDHSALVRRYGLMLCRQCFRELAPKIGFKKFN from the coding sequence GTGATTATTTTGCCCAGAAAATACGGAAAGGCATCCAGGAAATGCAGAAGATGCGGAGACCACTCTGCACTAGTTCGAAGATACGGTCTAATGCTCTGCAGACAATGTTTCCGGGAACTCGCCCCTAAAATAGGATTTAAGAAGTTTAATTAG
- a CDS encoding uL15 family ribosomal protein produces MIRKARKIRKLRGSRSVGGGCTKKRRGAGHRGGRGKAGGHKHMWTWVVKFDPDRYGKHGFKRPQKTINKFKTVNLDYLDDNAEKLVEKELAQKDGDSIIIDVTQLGYDKVLGRGKITRSLTIKAPHFSASAVAKIEEKGGEAVSLQ; encoded by the coding sequence ATGATAAGAAAAGCCCGTAAAATACGGAAATTGCGTGGTTCTCGATCTGTTGGTGGAGGCTGTACTAAAAAGCGAAGAGGAGCCGGACACCGTGGTGGAAGAGGAAAAGCCGGAGGCCATAAACACATGTGGACCTGGGTAGTTAAATTCGACCCAGACCGATATGGTAAACACGGTTTCAAAAGACCACAAAAGACTATCAATAAATTTAAAACAGTGAACCTGGATTACCTGGATGATAATGCAGAAAAACTGGTTGAAAAAGAATTAGCCCAGAAAGACGGTGACAGCATCATCATTGATGTCACTCAATTAGGATATGATAAAGTACTGGGAAGGGGAAAAATAACCAGATCTCTCACCATCAAGGCACCTCACTTCTCTGCAAGTGCAGTTGCCAAAATCGAAGAAAAAGGTGGAGAAGCTGTTAGTCTCCAGTAG
- a CDS encoding 50S ribosomal protein L18: MAQGSRYKLAFKRRREGKTNYGARLKLIALDKHRLVVRVTGNHTIAQIVDVQIEGDQTLVSAHSQELKNMGWLASGKNTSAAYLTGYLCGKKALKEGITEAVLDMGLATSTKGSRVYAVIKGALDAGLEVPHNDVILPSEDRITGEHISQYAESLNKAEMEKKFSQYIQRGLSPKDLPDHFQSIKEKIEKEVS; the protein is encoded by the coding sequence ATGGCACAAGGATCAAGATATAAATTAGCATTTAAACGTAGACGAGAAGGAAAAACAAACTACGGTGCAAGATTAAAACTCATCGCATTAGACAAACATCGTCTGGTAGTTCGAGTAACTGGTAATCACACCATAGCTCAGATAGTAGATGTGCAGATTGAAGGAGACCAAACCCTGGTCTCAGCACATTCCCAGGAATTGAAAAACATGGGATGGCTGGCCAGCGGTAAAAACACTTCTGCCGCTTACCTCACCGGATACCTATGTGGTAAAAAAGCTCTTAAAGAAGGTATTACTGAAGCAGTCCTGGACATGGGACTGGCAACTTCAACCAAGGGATCACGGGTGTACGCAGTAATCAAAGGAGCACTGGATGCCGGTCTAGAAGTACCTCACAACGATGTTATCCTTCCTTCTGAAGACAGAATCACGGGAGAACACATTTCCCAGTACGCTGAATCATTAAATAAAGCTGAAATGGAAAAGAAGTTTTCCCAGTACATCCAGCGGGGATTATCCCCAAAGGACTTACCTGATCACTTTCAAAGTATCAAGGAAAAGATCGAAAAAGAGGTATCATAA
- a CDS encoding RNA-guided pseudouridylation complex pseudouridine synthase subunit Cbf5 yields the protein MAELLQKAYGETDPHYGTKPEERSIEEHLSRGIINLDKPSGPTSHEIDAWVKRILPCEKTGHGGTLDPRVTGVLPIGIDNATRAIQLLLEAPKEYVCLMRLHEDVGETRIRDILGEFTGKIFQTPPMRSAVKRELRVRTIYYVNILEIDGQDALFRIGCEAGTYIRKYCHDIGEALGCGAHMAELRRTRVADFTEDETLKTLQDVNDAYHYWIEDGDEAPLRECVLPMERAASHLKKVVVRDSAIDALCHGADLAAGGILQLSEGIKRKETLAVMTLKGELVAAGEALATTTEIDQAGSGIMVNIKKVFMEPGTYPMMWK from the coding sequence ATGGCAGAACTCCTCCAAAAAGCCTACGGGGAAACAGATCCCCACTACGGCACCAAGCCAGAAGAAAGGTCTATAGAGGAGCACCTGTCCCGGGGTATTATCAACCTGGATAAACCCTCCGGCCCAACATCCCATGAAATCGATGCATGGGTTAAGAGGATTCTCCCCTGCGAGAAAACAGGTCATGGTGGGACCCTGGATCCCAGGGTCACTGGAGTGTTGCCCATTGGAATCGACAATGCAACCAGAGCCATACAACTACTCCTGGAAGCACCCAAAGAATACGTGTGCCTCATGCGCCTCCATGAAGATGTGGGCGAAACACGCATTCGGGATATTCTAGGAGAATTCACCGGTAAAATATTCCAAACCCCCCCAATGCGCTCTGCAGTCAAAAGAGAACTAAGGGTACGGACCATATACTACGTGAACATTCTGGAAATAGATGGCCAGGATGCACTCTTCCGTATTGGTTGCGAGGCCGGTACCTACATCCGAAAGTACTGTCACGATATTGGTGAAGCACTGGGATGCGGAGCCCACATGGCAGAACTGCGAAGAACCAGGGTGGCAGACTTCACCGAGGATGAAACCCTGAAAACACTGCAGGATGTTAATGATGCCTACCATTACTGGATTGAAGATGGTGATGAAGCACCCCTCAGGGAGTGTGTTCTCCCCATGGAAAGGGCAGCCAGTCATCTTAAAAAAGTAGTGGTAAGGGATTCAGCAATAGATGCCTTATGCCACGGTGCAGATCTGGCAGCAGGTGGAATTCTCCAGCTCAGTGAAGGTATTAAAAGAAAGGAAACCCTGGCGGTCATGACCCTTAAGGGTGAACTGGTAGCTGCTGGTGAGGCACTGGCCACCACCACTGAAATTGACCAGGCTGGTAGTGGCATTATGGTAAATATAAAAAAGGTTTTTATGGAACCAGGAACATACCCAATGATGTGGAAGTAA
- a CDS encoding 50S ribosomal protein L30 produces MIIALRVRGRTGIKGDIADTLDMLRLTRINHAVLLPENDSYLGMLRKGKDYITWGEIDSETLTQLIEKRGRFPGRERFTPEDLTGDYSSAEELSEAIIKGETTLEEAGLKPIFRLHPPRKGYNHIRKSFKEGGTLGYRGEEISLLIKKMI; encoded by the coding sequence ATGATTATAGCATTAAGAGTCAGGGGACGTACTGGAATCAAGGGAGACATAGCCGATACCCTGGATATGCTCCGCTTAACCAGAATCAACCATGCAGTCCTCCTACCTGAAAACGACAGTTACCTGGGAATGCTCAGGAAAGGTAAGGACTACATAACCTGGGGTGAAATAGACTCAGAAACACTAACCCAACTCATAGAAAAAAGGGGAAGATTCCCAGGAAGGGAAAGGTTCACTCCTGAAGATTTGACTGGAGACTACTCCTCAGCAGAGGAACTGTCTGAAGCCATCATCAAGGGAGAAACCACACTGGAAGAAGCTGGTTTAAAACCAATTTTCAGACTACACCCCCCACGAAAAGGTTACAATCACATTCGAAAAAGTTTCAAAGAAGGAGGAACACTGGGTTACCGGGGAGAAGAAATATCCCTACTCATCAAAAAAATGATCTAA
- a CDS encoding EMC3/TMCO1 family protein: MAFEFITQPIFGALDVVFMPLVTMFGPMLGVFVISTIIAFFITLANKLLVDQDRLQFLQKEMKVYQQDMMAAQKSGDAKAMAEVQKKQAEFMDLQKEMMMNSFKPMIVTFIPILLVFWWMAAQPAINKLVVQLPSFVFYVLLVPLFHMFYHQSPGVPYMAIEWLGWYILCSFAMSIIFRKLMGLKSGGI; this comes from the coding sequence ATGGCATTTGAATTTATAACTCAACCAATATTTGGTGCATTGGACGTTGTGTTCATGCCACTAGTCACTATGTTTGGCCCGATGTTAGGTGTGTTCGTAATATCCACCATAATAGCATTTTTCATAACCCTGGCCAACAAACTACTGGTGGACCAGGACCGGTTGCAGTTTTTGCAGAAGGAAATGAAAGTTTATCAGCAAGATATGATGGCGGCCCAGAAATCAGGGGATGCCAAAGCAATGGCAGAAGTTCAGAAGAAACAGGCTGAATTCATGGACCTCCAGAAGGAAATGATGATGAACTCCTTCAAACCCATGATCGTTACCTTCATACCCATACTGCTGGTTTTCTGGTGGATGGCAGCACAACCAGCAATCAACAAATTAGTGGTACAATTACCATCATTTGTATTCTACGTGCTACTGGTGCCACTGTTCCACATGTTTTACCACCAGTCACCTGGAGTTCCCTACATGGCCATTGAATGGTTGGGATGGTACATTCTATGCTCATTCGCCATGTCCATAATCTTCAGGAAATTGATGGGACTTAAAAGTGGGGGAATATAA
- a CDS encoding 50S ribosomal protein L32e codes for MRKPKFRRQEWHRYKKLGENWRKARGKLSKARRYQARKPAIPTIGYCSPRATKGLHPSGYQDVLVCNLKELENLDPATQAGRIGSTVGLRKREVMLKKAKDLGIKILN; via the coding sequence ATGAGGAAACCAAAATTCAGGAGACAGGAATGGCACAGGTACAAAAAACTGGGAGAAAACTGGAGAAAAGCCAGGGGTAAACTCAGTAAAGCAAGAAGGTACCAAGCTCGTAAACCTGCCATACCCACCATTGGTTACTGCTCACCCAGAGCTACCAAAGGACTCCATCCATCTGGATACCAGGATGTCCTGGTGTGCAACCTAAAAGAACTGGAAAATCTGGATCCTGCAACACAGGCTGGAAGAATCGGTTCAACAGTAGGACTTAGGAAAAGGGAAGTTATGCTCAAAAAAGCAAAGGATCTGGGAATTAAGATCTTAAATTAA
- a CDS encoding 50S ribosomal protein L6 yields the protein MALAVVLREEIPIPEGVEVTIDQDVTVKGPKGELKRRFKQGNVTIKQEDNLVVLETRFPKKKDKAMLGTIKSHISNMIQGLTEGFTYKMKIVYAHFPMTVKAAKEKVIIENFLGERYPRTAKVVGSAQVKVQGDEVTVTGVNKEDVGQTMANLEQATKIKGRDPRVFQDGIYLVAKE from the coding sequence ATGGCTTTAGCAGTGGTTTTAAGGGAAGAAATCCCAATCCCAGAAGGCGTGGAAGTCACCATTGACCAAGATGTAACAGTAAAGGGACCCAAGGGAGAACTCAAACGCAGGTTCAAACAGGGTAACGTCACCATCAAACAGGAAGATAACCTGGTGGTCTTGGAAACTCGCTTCCCCAAAAAGAAGGATAAAGCTATGCTGGGTACTATCAAGTCTCACATCAGCAACATGATCCAAGGATTAACCGAAGGATTCACCTATAAAATGAAAATCGTTTACGCTCACTTTCCAATGACAGTAAAAGCTGCCAAAGAAAAGGTAATCATTGAAAACTTCCTGGGAGAACGATACCCCCGTACAGCCAAAGTAGTTGGCAGTGCACAGGTTAAAGTTCAGGGAGATGAAGTAACTGTTACCGGTGTAAACAAGGAAGATGTAGGTCAAACAATGGCCAACCTTGAACAGGCAACTAAAATCAAGGGAAGAGACCCCAGGGTGTTCCAGGATGGAATATACCTGGTGGCTAAGGAGTGA
- a CDS encoding 50S ribosomal protein L19e, with the protein MNLTTQKRLAADLLKVGVNRVWIDPNNLEEVSRAITREGVNKLIQDGYIKARPKKGISSYRSKKIAEQKKKGRRKGRGSIKGAQGARNPKKKAWMTTIRALRKDLKGMRDEREINRTTYRKLYRMAKGGAFRSKSYMKTYARDHDLLR; encoded by the coding sequence ATGAATCTTACTACTCAAAAGAGACTAGCTGCAGACCTGCTCAAAGTAGGTGTGAACAGGGTCTGGATAGACCCTAACAATCTGGAAGAAGTTTCCCGGGCAATTACCAGGGAAGGAGTTAACAAACTCATCCAAGATGGTTACATTAAAGCACGACCCAAAAAGGGAATCAGCAGTTACCGATCAAAAAAGATAGCGGAACAGAAAAAGAAAGGAAGAAGAAAAGGTAGAGGCAGTATAAAAGGAGCTCAAGGGGCAAGAAACCCTAAAAAGAAAGCCTGGATGACAACTATCAGGGCCCTCCGAAAAGACCTCAAAGGCATGAGGGATGAACGTGAAATCAACCGCACCACCTACCGTAAGCTGTACAGAATGGCTAAAGGTGGAGCATTCCGTAGTAAATCCTACATGAAAACCTACGCCAGGGACCACGACCTTTTAAGATAA
- a CDS encoding 50S ribosomal protein L14e → MPAIEVGRICMKISGREAGEKCVIVEIIDDKFVEVVGSAVKNRRCNIKHLEPLDQVIEIKSEDPEEIKKELDAAIA, encoded by the coding sequence ATGCCAGCAATAGAAGTTGGAAGAATTTGTATGAAAATCTCCGGAAGAGAAGCCGGTGAAAAATGCGTAATAGTCGAGATCATAGATGATAAATTCGTAGAAGTAGTTGGAAGTGCAGTTAAAAACCGCAGATGCAACATCAAACACCTGGAACCATTGGACCAGGTAATTGAAATAAAGAGTGAAGATCCTGAGGAGATCAAAAAAGAACTCGATGCAGCAATTGCTTAA
- the secY gene encoding preprotein translocase subunit SecY → MLKEALLPIFSYLPQVKSPTYRVPFKEKLKWTGVILILYFVLTQIPLFGLSSTSVDQFAQLRAVMAGSFGSILTLGIGPIVSASIILQLLVGGKILNLDLSQHDDKAFYQGIQKLLAVIFTLFEGGVMVLTGALAPSSPEFVWIMILQITIGGILIIFLDEVISKWGFGSGVGLFIAAGVSAQIVIGSLNPLSSPTSPGVPAGYIPQFIYYLTTSQPDFSLLIPIVSLIAVFLVVVYAESMRVEIPLSYGGVKGARGKYPLKFIYASNMPVILTSALLLNVQLFAALFQKLGFPILGTVSNGKAISGIAYYLTTPYGLSSILTNPLQVAVYGVVFIASCVLFAWLWVELSNIGPKAVAKQLHGMGMQIPGFRSSRTQFERILKKYIPAITILGGAFVGLLAFGADLTGALGGGTGVLLTVGIVYKLYEEIAQEQLMDMHPMLRKFLGD, encoded by the coding sequence TTGTTGAAGGAAGCTCTTCTACCCATTTTCTCATACTTACCCCAGGTAAAATCACCAACTTACCGGGTTCCGTTTAAAGAAAAATTAAAATGGACCGGAGTAATTTTAATACTCTACTTTGTACTTACCCAGATACCATTATTTGGTTTAAGTTCAACTTCAGTGGACCAGTTCGCCCAACTCAGGGCAGTAATGGCTGGTAGTTTCGGTTCCATATTAACATTAGGTATCGGACCCATAGTATCTGCGTCCATCATACTCCAGCTCCTGGTTGGAGGTAAGATCCTGAACCTGGATCTTTCACAGCATGATGATAAAGCATTCTACCAGGGAATTCAGAAGCTCCTTGCAGTCATATTCACTCTTTTCGAGGGTGGAGTAATGGTCTTAACCGGTGCGCTTGCACCATCATCCCCGGAATTTGTCTGGATCATGATCCTGCAGATCACTATTGGTGGGATACTGATCATATTCCTGGATGAAGTAATATCCAAGTGGGGATTTGGAAGTGGAGTAGGACTCTTCATTGCTGCGGGTGTTTCAGCCCAGATAGTAATTGGATCTTTAAATCCATTATCATCACCAACTTCACCAGGAGTGCCTGCTGGTTACATACCCCAGTTCATATACTATTTAACAACCAGCCAACCAGATTTCAGTCTACTGATACCAATTGTCTCATTGATTGCAGTGTTCCTGGTAGTGGTTTATGCAGAGAGTATGCGAGTGGAAATACCACTATCCTATGGTGGGGTGAAGGGAGCCAGGGGTAAATACCCATTGAAGTTTATCTACGCCAGTAACATGCCGGTTATATTAACCAGCGCATTACTCTTAAACGTACAGCTATTTGCTGCACTGTTCCAGAAGTTAGGATTCCCTATTCTGGGAACAGTATCTAATGGTAAAGCCATTAGCGGAATAGCCTATTATTTAACCACACCCTATGGGCTTTCCAGTATTCTGACCAACCCCCTGCAGGTGGCAGTTTATGGTGTGGTATTCATTGCATCATGTGTACTGTTTGCATGGTTATGGGTGGAACTGAGTAACATAGGGCCCAAGGCCGTGGCCAAACAATTACATGGAATGGGAATGCAGATTCCAGGATTCAGGAGTAGTCGTACCCAGTTTGAAAGAATACTCAAAAAATACATCCCTGCAATCACAATCCTGGGAGGTGCCTTCGTAGGTCTTCTGGCCTTTGGAGCAGATCTCACAGGTGCATTGGGAGGGGGAACCGGTGTTCTATTGACAGTGGGTATTGTGTACAAACTCTATGAAGAAATAGCTCAGGAGCAGCTTATGGACATGCACCCAATGCTCAGGAAGTTCTTAGGTGATTAA
- a CDS encoding 30S ribosomal protein S8, with translation MTLMDPLANALTNMRNNEIQGNNKCTVSPASKMIGHVLRTMQKEGYIGEFEFVDDDKAGMFTVELEGNINKCGVIKPRHAVKKDEFEKFEKRYLPSKNFGILIVTTPEGIMTHNEAKERGIGGRLLVYVY, from the coding sequence ATGACTCTTATGGATCCTCTGGCCAACGCCCTAACTAACATGCGGAACAACGAGATACAGGGAAACAATAAATGTACAGTATCTCCCGCATCCAAAATGATTGGGCATGTCCTGAGGACGATGCAAAAAGAAGGTTACATTGGTGAATTTGAATTTGTTGACGATGATAAAGCAGGCATGTTCACCGTGGAACTAGAGGGAAATATAAACAAGTGCGGTGTGATAAAGCCCAGGCACGCCGTGAAAAAAGATGAATTCGAAAAATTCGAAAAACGATACCTACCATCCAAGAACTTTGGGATACTAATTGTAACAACCCCCGAAGGGATAATGACCCACAACGAAGCTAAAGAACGTGGTATTGGTGGTAGATTACTGGTATACGTTTATTAA
- a CDS encoding 50S ribosomal protein L5 — translation MNPMQQVRIAKATVNIGVGEAGERLARAEKLLQSISNQKPVRTTSKVTNPEFGIRKGQPIACKVTLRGEQADETVKLILSGIDNIIRPTQFDKQGNLSFGIHEHIDIPGMRYDPDIGIFGMNVNLTFEKPGYRIKRRKVQRKHIPHKHQVTTDETMEYMKEKFQIRLESDKEE, via the coding sequence ATGAACCCTATGCAACAGGTACGCATAGCCAAAGCCACAGTTAATATCGGTGTAGGTGAAGCTGGTGAAAGACTGGCACGAGCAGAAAAGCTCCTCCAGAGTATCAGTAACCAGAAACCAGTGCGAACTACTTCCAAGGTTACCAACCCAGAATTTGGAATTAGAAAGGGACAACCAATCGCCTGCAAAGTAACCCTTCGTGGTGAACAGGCTGATGAAACTGTGAAACTCATTCTTTCAGGAATTGACAACATAATCCGTCCCACTCAATTTGACAAACAGGGAAACTTATCATTTGGAATACATGAACACATTGATATTCCTGGAATGCGCTACGACCCGGATATTGGAATATTCGGAATGAACGTTAACCTAACCTTCGAAAAACCTGGATACAGGATAAAAAGAAGGAAAGTACAGCGGAAGCACATTCCTCACAAACACCAGGTCACAACCGATGAGACCATGGAGTATATGAAGGAAAAATTCCAGATTCGACTAGAATCTGATAAAGAGGAATAG
- a CDS encoding (d)CMP kinase, protein MIITIGGPAGSGTSTTSHILSEKTGIPYISAGDVFRQMAREQNMDVLKFSKFAEGNIKIDQEIDQRQAELAREADDLIVEGRISAYFVDADLKVWCNAPLDVRAERISQRENKSIELAREEIITREASEAQRYLDIHNIDINNMDVYDIVINTHAFKADSVAQIIVKVTEVIRCQQ, encoded by the coding sequence ATGATCATAACCATCGGTGGACCAGCTGGAAGTGGAACCAGTACAACTTCCCACATACTATCTGAAAAAACAGGAATACCCTACATATCAGCAGGGGATGTTTTCCGACAGATGGCACGAGAGCAGAATATGGATGTACTCAAGTTCAGCAAATTCGCCGAGGGAAACATTAAAATTGATCAGGAAATAGACCAGAGACAGGCGGAATTAGCTCGCGAGGCTGATGATCTCATTGTTGAAGGCCGCATTTCAGCCTATTTTGTAGATGCTGATTTGAAGGTATGGTGCAATGCACCCCTGGATGTTCGCGCAGAGCGTATCAGCCAGAGGGAAAATAAATCCATAGAACTTGCCCGAGAAGAAATCATAACCCGAGAAGCCAGTGAAGCCCAGAGGTACCTGGACATACACAATATAGACATTAACAACATGGATGTTTATGACATTGTAATTAACACTCACGCCTTCAAGGCGGATAGTGTTGCTCAAATCATAGTAAAAGTAACTGAGGTGATTAGATGCCAGCAATAG
- a CDS encoding adenylate kinase: MKVVVVAGIPGSGSTTVLQHALKETDYVHVNYGDVMLEIAQEMKLVEDRDSIRKLPPETQKEVQKKAAGTIRERAEVANTIVDTHCTIKTPSGFLPGLPKWVLDELQPDMFILLEADGDEILLRRVNDTTRTRDTERLQDINLHQEMNRATAMAYAVYTGATVKIIENHNDHLESSVEEMKNTLS, from the coding sequence ATGAAAGTTGTTGTAGTTGCAGGAATACCAGGATCAGGAAGTACCACCGTACTTCAACATGCTCTTAAAGAAACAGATTACGTTCATGTGAATTACGGTGATGTCATGTTGGAAATAGCCCAGGAAATGAAACTGGTAGAAGACAGGGATTCCATACGCAAACTCCCCCCCGAAACCCAGAAGGAAGTCCAAAAAAAGGCAGCTGGGACCATAAGAGAAAGGGCGGAAGTTGCCAACACCATCGTGGATACCCACTGCACCATTAAAACTCCATCTGGTTTCTTACCAGGTTTGCCCAAGTGGGTACTGGATGAATTACAACCTGACATGTTCATCCTACTGGAAGCAGATGGTGATGAAATTCTCTTGCGAAGGGTTAATGACACCACCAGAACCCGGGACACCGAACGCCTGCAGGACATTAACCTGCACCAGGAAATGAACCGGGCCACAGCCATGGCCTACGCAGTTTACACCGGAGCCACGGTTAAGATTATAGAAAATCACAATGACCATCTGGAAAGTTCAGTTGAAGAAATGAAAAATACCTTATCCTGA
- a CDS encoding 50S ribosomal protein L34e has protein sequence MPALRYRSRTYKRTFRRTPGGKTVLHYKKKKPQKHHCAECGKLLHGVPRGRPYQIRKLAKSKKRPNRPFGGKLCTECTRRFYKEQARSLSESQDTQSQDTEE, from the coding sequence ATGCCAGCATTAAGATACAGATCACGAACGTATAAAAGAACCTTCCGTAGAACCCCTGGAGGCAAAACTGTCCTTCACTACAAGAAGAAAAAACCTCAAAAGCACCACTGTGCTGAATGTGGTAAACTCTTACATGGTGTTCCACGAGGAAGACCTTACCAGATAAGAAAACTAGCCAAGTCTAAAAAACGACCAAACCGACCATTCGGTGGCAAACTCTGCACAGAATGTACCCGCAGGTTCTACAAAGAACAGGCCAGATCTCTTTCTGAATCTCAAGATACCCAATCCCAGGATACTGAGGAATAG
- a CDS encoding 30S ribosomal protein S4e produces MAKMGSRKHLKRFKAPEHWPIHPKEFTWTVKPSPGPHSIEGSLPLLVIVRDILKIADNAREARIIINTGEVLVDGRARKDYKFPVGFMDVIQLPKSGKAYRVVPDEKGELVLHPIEEGDTEFKLCRIEDKVTIKGGKTQLNLHDGRNYLTEEDYKTGDVVLLNVPDQEIKDTIKFEDGAIGLITGGKHIGEKGTVKEINITRSSMPNTVLIETDGTTFQTLQEYVFVLGKDKPVISLPGGQ; encoded by the coding sequence ATGGCCAAAATGGGATCAAGAAAACATTTAAAAAGGTTCAAAGCACCAGAACACTGGCCCATCCACCCTAAAGAGTTCACTTGGACGGTCAAACCTAGTCCAGGACCACACTCCATAGAGGGATCATTACCACTTCTAGTCATAGTTCGTGATATACTAAAAATAGCTGACAACGCCCGTGAAGCCAGGATCATTATCAACACTGGTGAAGTACTGGTGGACGGTCGCGCTCGTAAGGACTACAAATTCCCAGTGGGATTCATGGATGTAATCCAGCTCCCAAAAAGTGGAAAAGCATACAGAGTAGTTCCAGATGAAAAGGGAGAACTGGTACTCCACCCCATAGAAGAGGGAGACACCGAGTTCAAACTATGCCGTATTGAGGATAAAGTCACCATCAAAGGTGGTAAAACACAGTTAAACCTCCACGACGGTCGAAACTATCTGACTGAAGAAGATTACAAAACTGGTGACGTGGTATTACTCAATGTGCCTGATCAGGAAATTAAAGATACCATCAAATTCGAAGATGGAGCTATCGGTCTAATCACCGGTGGTAAGCACATAGGTGAGAAGGGAACAGTTAAAGAAATTAACATCACCCGCAGTTCCATGCCCAACACTGTACTAATTGAAACTGATGGAACAACATTCCAGACCTTACAGGAATACGTTTTTGTCCTGGGAAAAGATAAACCAGTGATTTCACTACCTGGAGGCCAGTAG